One region of Mesomycoplasma ovipneumoniae genomic DNA includes:
- a CDS encoding P97 family adhesin — translation MNQEHGKANAALRKKRLILTIGLSLIASGLIIGIPVGLVSNLSVTKDPLFDVQKQANSISSISLKSDIVENNADYFSLKSKLFESDGTKKSGINFTDFFDFYAENSNSNFEIVDFQNDFQWQKFKLNITDIEALDQEQSFKIYWRVLQNLDDGKVANSDLHSATVAYNRLSSLSNSSLSNFTSLAKAELSKLRPYLIAEFDKSPTRQIAKLTTVSEFLTKVNSAKSALEASKIISQYFNLESTITNLLRNKINKFVDDDNFPKNKYSIELIQEPVLKNAYLSKTPLKNIYRAYFLAKFSDDFAKHNNQDIKSSPNFNFAVDLDFSDTFLDGSLGNDIELSPFSDSDFTNFSDIHEQSSQKITSWELLNYLKNQVFPSYEEKQTFYKNLLNQISNVPLLSKIKLKNYISRLRNSDLFSKIKIDFNVNPEMTQFAYQNNKVVTQFHGNIEIYNEKDEIIAQKPFVQNVGDYSVLVKNIPDLSSKVKAVNFEFNQKDAQISERNPVPKEEIQKLVTSGDFGKLKSILENPHYYGVKFDEEKLKLLVQKYDLIPVDELISRSRWTFTYPEEVAGIVNILSPVFPSQEEMLRFYATLAKNDTAFVAKYFFGWLKGLKLIDPAQSWPENLDSLNLFKELANIKIENKTGFNNFLQEKDQKEKKDIWLISINNNYWAEKGRMPYSFYLHPRLKNIIDLMVQNQQNTINIDYYVDQIKSESSQIQEIDPTIGDKYRSPIKTLTDFIVAFYQNVYSNKTGLLSEPLGDNFDYKINFEITSPIATATQFDDEDVVSPRSGSFSIFNHAAAQNQPVSTSQARGSESEVAEKVEQDPKVNLKYWYEVGPVDRNGKIISVIYKTQPKEINISTDKNGIIIPEEIEKLNNFVDNFRTTTLPTYLDKDYFNDLWSNINRLVGDKEDYVDITDLIKKFPMYSYFSLHYPEFGLAVKKDAVKKPAESMPTEQAEPAESPAASSEPSSTESETPVITPTTEPVAESPAPAPAEAAAETGAPAPGSEPTPKATETAKQTPNSTGELAGVYENYPGTDTIKVLHFYVYNKKNPNEFSTKKLKFFVYKTDKSLLNS, via the coding sequence ATGAATCAAGAACATGGGAAGGCAAATGCCGCATTACGGAAAAAAAGATTGATTTTAACAATCGGCTTAAGTCTTATTGCTTCAGGTCTAATTATTGGAATTCCAGTTGGACTTGTTTCAAATCTTTCTGTAACCAAGGATCCTTTATTTGATGTTCAAAAACAAGCTAATTCGATTAGTTCTATAAGTCTAAAAAGTGATATTGTTGAAAATAATGCAGATTATTTTAGTCTAAAAAGTAAATTATTTGAATCTGATGGCACAAAAAAATCGGGGATTAATTTCACCGATTTTTTTGATTTTTATGCAGAAAACTCTAATTCCAATTTTGAAATTGTTGATTTTCAAAATGATTTTCAATGACAAAAATTCAAATTAAATATTACAGATATCGAAGCGCTTGATCAAGAACAGTCATTTAAAATTTATTGGCGGGTTTTACAAAACTTAGACGATGGCAAAGTTGCAAATTCCGATCTTCACTCGGCAACAGTTGCTTATAATCGTCTCTCAAGTTTGTCTAATTCTTCGCTAAGCAATTTTACAAGTTTAGCAAAAGCCGAACTTTCAAAATTAAGACCTTATCTTATCGCTGAATTTGATAAGTCACCAACAAGACAAATTGCAAAACTAACCACAGTTAGCGAATTTTTAACTAAGGTAAACTCGGCAAAATCAGCTCTTGAAGCCTCTAAAATTATTAGCCAATATTTTAATCTTGAGTCAACAATCACAAATTTATTAAGAAATAAAATTAATAAATTTGTCGATGATGATAATTTTCCCAAAAACAAATATTCAATCGAACTTATCCAAGAACCAGTTCTCAAAAATGCTTATCTTAGCAAAACCCCTTTAAAAAACATTTATCGCGCTTATTTTTTAGCAAAATTTTCAGACGATTTTGCTAAACATAACAATCAAGATATAAAATCAAGCCCTAACTTCAATTTTGCAGTAGATCTTGATTTTTCAGATACATTTTTAGATGGCAGTCTTGGAAATGATATTGAATTATCACCTTTTTCTGACAGTGATTTCACTAATTTTAGTGATATTCATGAGCAAAGCAGTCAAAAAATTACAAGTTGAGAATTACTAAACTATCTAAAAAATCAAGTTTTTCCTTCATATGAAGAAAAACAAACATTTTACAAAAACTTATTGAACCAAATTTCTAATGTTCCTTTACTGTCAAAAATAAAATTAAAAAATTACATTTCTCGTCTAAGAAATTCTGATCTTTTTTCTAAAATAAAAATTGATTTTAATGTTAATCCTGAAATGACCCAATTTGCCTATCAAAACAATAAGGTTGTAACTCAATTTCATGGTAATATTGAAATTTATAATGAAAAAGACGAAATAATTGCTCAAAAACCGTTTGTTCAAAATGTTGGTGACTATTCAGTTTTAGTTAAAAATATTCCTGATTTAAGTTCAAAAGTTAAAGCTGTGAATTTTGAATTCAACCAAAAAGATGCCCAAATTTCTGAGCGAAATCCGGTTCCAAAAGAAGAAATTCAAAAACTTGTAACTTCAGGCGACTTTGGAAAACTAAAAAGTATTTTAGAAAATCCGCATTATTATGGGGTTAAATTTGACGAAGAAAAATTAAAACTTTTAGTGCAAAAATATGATCTTATTCCAGTTGATGAATTAATTAGTCGTTCAAGATGAACCTTTACATACCCAGAAGAAGTTGCCGGAATTGTTAATATTTTATCGCCAGTTTTCCCATCTCAAGAAGAAATGTTAAGGTTTTATGCAACTTTAGCTAAAAACGATACTGCTTTTGTTGCAAAATATTTTTTTGGCTGACTAAAAGGACTAAAATTAATTGACCCAGCCCAGTCTTGACCTGAAAATCTTGACAGTCTAAATTTATTTAAAGAGTTGGCAAACATTAAAATTGAAAACAAAACAGGGTTTAATAATTTCTTACAAGAAAAAGATCAAAAAGAAAAAAAAGACATTTGGTTAATTTCAATTAATAACAATTATTGAGCTGAAAAAGGTAGAATGCCTTATAGTTTTTATCTTCACCCAAGACTTAAAAATATTATTGATTTAATGGTTCAAAATCAACAAAACACCATTAATATTGATTATTATGTTGACCAGATAAAATCTGAATCAAGTCAAATTCAAGAAATTGACCCAACTATTGGGGACAAATATCGTTCACCAATTAAAACACTAACAGATTTTATTGTTGCTTTTTACCAAAATGTTTATTCTAATAAAACCGGTCTTTTATCTGAACCTTTAGGTGATAATTTTGACTACAAAATTAATTTTGAAATTACTAGTCCAATAGCAACAGCAACTCAATTTGATGATGAAGATGTTGTTTCTCCGCGAAGCGGTTCTTTTTCAATTTTTAATCACGCAGCAGCTCAAAATCAACCAGTAAGCACTTCTCAAGCTAGGGGTTCTGAGTCTGAAGTTGCAGAAAAAGTTGAGCAAGATCCAAAAGTAAATCTTAAATATTGATATGAAGTTGGCCCAGTTGATCGAAACGGAAAAATTATTTCAGTAATTTATAAAACCCAACCAAAAGAAATTAACATTTCAACTGATAAAAACGGAATAATTATTCCTGAAGAAATTGAAAAACTAAATAACTTTGTTGATAATTTCCGCACTACAACTCTTCCAACTTATTTAGATAAGGATTATTTTAATGATCTTTGGTCAAATATTAATCGACTTGTTGGTGATAAAGAAGATTATGTTGATATAACAGATCTAATTAAAAAATTCCCGATGTATTCTTATTTTAGTTTACACTATCCAGAATTTGGGTTGGCTGTTAAAAAAGATGCTGTTAAAAAACCGGCAGAATCAATGCCAACAGAACAGGCAGAACCAGCAGAATCACCAGCAGCGTCGTCAGAACCATCATCAACAGAATCAGAAACGCCAGTAATAACACCGACAACAGAACCGGTTGCAGAATCACCCGCACCAGCACCAGCGGAAGCGGCGGCAGAAACAGGAGCGCCCGCACCAGGGTCAGAACCAACGCCAAAAGCAACAGAAACAGCAAAGCAAACCCCAAATTCTACTGGTGAACTTGCGGGTGTTTATGAAAATTATCCAGGCACAGATACAATTAAAGTTCTTCATTTTTATGTATATAACAAGAAAAACCCGAATGAATTTTCAACTAAGAAATTGAAGTTTTTTGTATACAAAACTGATAAATCATTGCTAAATTCATAA
- a CDS encoding P110/LppT family adhesin N-terminal domain, with product MKNIKQKNLLIASSVIFLSAVISVGIAVPIGKNAYYKNQSEQLLKYSDQKSEAKSFVFNSQNQQEILQSVSQLNLKAQFADTLTAKNAVDLYFDKTYSFDLNSLVDFKPLEDKFPGFSFKLLVPKDKKDLKIENNTLSNLAINVQNQQQNINYNVKFDLKFSADVKNSEVDPDNVNVVLELVNDELIKDKTASEIAILFNSKFIQNKKSSSDQQALLKTIAEFGSVSFFNKQTNDLILPLAFDLEPNLKDSKLFFSKVDDATGQTNLDLSLVEKYSKKKSKVALEFKNLSTINESYASKFAQIFKDNYIFNNEIAKFLASSNLTPLDLISKPLPDLAKNQLIFKDHQPSSLDFWFKQPESLSQVAPETPAPDSATSESSSADSIASTPDSSSSDSGASDASASSSAAPAAAQPVSVSTLADSPKTPQQQDDASSESGEGTANNSENSTTTQPTNTESTNEEASKTESQESKTEETPSQEPPKVETREEKLKKSFSEILHNFQISEFKIQPVKIELSKEDQADPIKKQAIPLRLTLNGNFISSKSFPGGLNFNSNNELEYSFNFNYDISDEVYRAYFQNALDSATKTEQGGSSSLKIENLEFEIKSDQKISVFAQTIDQTIEHIKNKKIQLTNLKVETKQLFDLLDFVAQTKPQPITNTNQSTTEEIQPVEVKVASVDSVDPSEQQKRKRRKKKKSKKQTPVKKVANEVKANEDAQNIEQVQQIQVREILSPGKLLTQVFDNLLESNLPKTTAVILDSKFEKNTYQLLIGIWLGDEKLKEIKIPIANVLKDNKPFEFLQDETNLHFFIDGQSLLQQVNEELNSDKEDPNKIKISSLKSIDHRNIEFKDYDDKNNPVQSGFRSKIKPYFDKTQDGIFLTHDGLLLDFTSEQSKNPLNNPTFVMTFKSATNFSTELNPFFLIQGLKENKSDKELSYGENQDIDFSIKIRRYDYEHEKINNLEVQIGDKTAEGPDKPRINHHTADIEKVNERENPSRIALARKIVDSIVPSEENKYLKVSDFLDNKQATSYVVFRVLDSPENNKKQLEFGFYSSMARNPYEPVFYEKKTVTLENNFKFSDLKHFILGKLSTISFGSGSTGAILLKSAAIFESVENEDKSKLIDKLFIDRYFDLDES from the coding sequence TTGAAAAATATTAAACAAAAAAATTTACTTATTGCATCTTCGGTTATTTTTCTAAGCGCAGTTATTAGTGTTGGAATTGCCGTTCCAATTGGAAAAAATGCCTATTACAAAAATCAATCTGAACAACTTTTAAAATATTCTGATCAAAAATCAGAAGCAAAATCTTTTGTTTTTAATAGCCAAAATCAGCAAGAAATTTTGCAATCCGTTAGTCAATTAAATTTAAAAGCACAATTTGCTGATACTCTAACAGCAAAAAACGCAGTTGATCTATATTTTGATAAAACTTATAGTTTTGATCTAAACTCTTTAGTTGATTTTAAACCTTTAGAAGATAAATTCCCTGGATTTAGTTTTAAATTGCTTGTTCCTAAAGATAAAAAAGATTTAAAAATTGAAAACAATACACTATCTAATTTAGCAATTAATGTCCAAAATCAGCAACAAAATATTAATTATAACGTTAAATTTGACTTAAAATTTAGCGCTGATGTTAAAAATTCCGAAGTTGACCCTGATAATGTAAATGTTGTTCTTGAACTTGTTAATGATGAATTAATTAAAGACAAAACTGCAAGTGAAATTGCAATTTTGTTTAATTCTAAATTTATTCAAAATAAAAAATCTAGCTCAGATCAACAAGCATTATTAAAAACTATCGCTGAATTTGGGAGTGTATCCTTTTTTAATAAGCAAACAAATGATTTGATTTTGCCTTTAGCCTTTGATTTAGAACCTAATTTAAAAGATAGCAAACTATTTTTTTCAAAAGTTGATGATGCAACCGGACAAACAAATTTAGATCTTTCTTTAGTTGAAAAATATTCTAAAAAGAAATCAAAAGTTGCTTTGGAATTCAAAAATTTATCAACTATTAACGAAAGTTATGCTTCTAAATTTGCCCAAATTTTTAAAGATAACTACATTTTTAACAATGAAATTGCTAAATTTTTAGCTTCTTCCAATTTAACTCCACTAGATTTAATTTCAAAACCTTTGCCTGATTTAGCAAAAAACCAATTAATTTTCAAAGACCACCAACCATCTAGTCTTGATTTTTGATTTAAACAACCTGAATCCCTAAGTCAAGTTGCTCCTGAAACTCCGGCTCCTGATTCTGCGACTTCTGAAAGTTCAAGTGCTGATTCTATAGCTTCAACTCCTGACTCATCAAGTTCTGATTCTGGAGCTTCTGATGCTTCTGCTTCATCGTCAGCTGCCCCAGCTGCAGCTCAACCTGTAAGTGTTTCAACTTTAGCTGACAGCCCAAAAACCCCTCAGCAACAAGATGACGCATCATCTGAAAGTGGCGAAGGTACTGCTAATAATTCTGAAAATTCAACAACAACTCAACCTACAAACACAGAATCAACTAACGAAGAAGCTTCAAAAACAGAAAGTCAAGAATCTAAAACCGAAGAAACTCCAAGTCAAGAACCTCCAAAAGTTGAAACTCGCGAAGAAAAATTAAAAAAATCTTTTTCAGAAATTTTACATAATTTCCAAATTTCTGAATTTAAAATTCAACCAGTAAAAATTGAATTATCCAAAGAAGATCAAGCAGATCCGATTAAAAAGCAAGCAATTCCACTTAGATTAACTCTTAATGGAAATTTTATATCAAGCAAGTCTTTCCCTGGCGGTCTAAATTTTAATTCTAATAATGAATTAGAATATAGTTTTAATTTTAATTATGATATTAGCGATGAAGTCTATAGGGCTTATTTCCAAAATGCGCTTGATTCGGCTACAAAAACAGAGCAGGGTGGCTCAAGTAGTCTAAAAATTGAAAATTTAGAGTTTGAAATCAAAAGTGATCAAAAAATATCAGTTTTTGCACAAACCATTGATCAAACAATTGAACATATTAAAAATAAAAAAATTCAACTAACAAATCTAAAGGTAGAAACTAAACAACTTTTTGACCTTCTTGACTTTGTAGCTCAGACAAAACCTCAACCAATAACAAATACAAATCAATCTACGACTGAAGAGATTCAACCCGTTGAAGTAAAAGTAGCTTCTGTTGATTCTGTAGATCCTTCTGAACAACAAAAGAGAAAAAGAAGGAAAAAGAAAAAATCCAAAAAACAAACCCCAGTTAAAAAAGTGGCTAACGAAGTAAAAGCTAATGAAGATGCTCAGAACATTGAACAAGTTCAACAAATTCAGGTTAGAGAAATTTTAAGTCCTGGAAAATTACTCACGCAAGTTTTTGACAATCTTCTTGAATCTAATCTTCCAAAAACCACAGCTGTAATTCTTGATTCTAAATTTGAAAAAAATACTTATCAATTATTAATTGGAATTTGGCTTGGAGATGAAAAATTAAAAGAAATAAAAATTCCAATTGCCAATGTATTAAAAGATAATAAACCTTTTGAATTTTTACAGGATGAAACAAATTTACACTTTTTTATTGATGGTCAATCCTTACTACAACAAGTAAACGAAGAACTTAATAGTGATAAAGAAGATCCAAATAAAATTAAAATTTCTTCACTCAAATCAATAGACCATCGAAATATTGAGTTTAAAGATTACGATGATAAAAACAATCCTGTTCAAAGTGGTTTTAGAAGTAAAATTAAGCCATACTTTGACAAAACTCAAGACGGAATCTTTTTAACTCATGACGGTCTTTTGCTTGATTTTACTTCCGAACAAAGTAAAAATCCGCTAAATAACCCGACATTTGTTATGACTTTTAAGTCAGCTACTAATTTTTCAACTGAACTAAATCCTTTTTTCTTGATTCAAGGTTTAAAAGAAAACAAAAGTGATAAAGAACTATCATACGGCGAGAATCAAGATATTGATTTTAGTATTAAAATCAGAAGATATGATTATGAACATGAAAAAATTAATAATTTAGAAGTACAAATTGGTGATAAAACCGCTGAAGGTCCGGACAAACCAAGAATTAATCACCATACAGCTGATATTGAAAAGGTAAACGAACGTGAGAATCCATCTAGAATCGCGCTAGCAAGAAAAATTGTTGATAGTATTGTTCCTTCCGAAGAGAATAAATATCTTAAAGTCTCTGACTTTCTAGATAATAAACAGGCAACTAGTTATGTTGTATTTCGTGTTTTAGATTCACCTGAAAACAATAAAAAACAACTAGAATTTGGTTTTTACTCATCAATGGCAAGGAATCCTTATGAGCCAGTTTTTTATGAGAAAAAAACTGTAACCTTAGAAAATAATTTCAAATTTTCAGATTTAAAACACTTTATTTTAGGTAAGTTATCTACAATTAGTTTTGGTAGCGGTTCAACAGGTGCTATTCTTCTCAAATCTGCGGCAATTTTTGAATCAGTTGAAAATGAGGACAAATCTAAATTAATTGATAAATTATTTATTGACAGATATTTTGATCTTGATGAATCTTAA
- a CDS encoding DUF1410 domain-containing protein → MAENLTKKEKKLMKATKKRAIILSLLAFGGLSIGSLSFLPFLLKSWNTLQYNIVDFKHINRDNIGYELEFALSDLDSYKLNYQDLNVDFTADEQGNDVIASHKAVYDEFSRTWRLSSNYNGLSFGKRYYLKVYLDDKKQKRFSAKKVIAFGQNVSNFVDTPPAVSTINFQTKTPSSASVSLKFADEAANLEGKKVALEYYFILKNQAGNTDPLSSSQEIHTSYVDSATVKNGVAEFSLENLHPGMDYKISAIRYVDSSDSSSEIPLVPMQKIALDPSIDYEKDANKTALFEATTAKYKLIASSLIDQNLTYDSKRLTLNFANSDKFAILNNIPIKLNYLNLLNGQKLSASSIFNANLASFDLFDLEPGSSYQIESIELDSAQIEFSPTFVKNFYSPSAIVESKITRGATFAKVDLSVASVENLQGQKARLYLDDTSIIPVVGTFLATSVPNQYKISFEPKGLTNDTKYTLDKVVFDSLSPNSVFAKNKDAYDYFSLPWVASLPSASESRNFITTISDLKTFIKIEPKILASKVEYTFGFGLESTYLNDKSLYLYYYKKNDRSKIYKSKVAFAQGSEIKFELNEFETSTTYKLDRIEIEENPNVAVAINFDQNKKTPQDLPLDEFFIRYHVSNISFENVGETQASAKVEIAGDFSAYTAGASNSNFKSKITFGQPGFANLTKTVDLNLANLSALSGATHTHTHTHTNRW, encoded by the coding sequence ATGGCTGAAAATCTAACAAAAAAAGAGAAAAAATTAATGAAAGCAACCAAAAAACGTGCAATCATACTTTCATTACTTGCCTTTGGTGGTCTTAGTATTGGTTCACTCAGTTTTCTTCCTTTCCTTTTAAAGTCTTGAAATACACTTCAATATAATATTGTTGATTTTAAACATATTAATCGTGATAATATTGGTTATGAACTTGAATTTGCCCTTAGCGATTTAGATTCATATAAACTAAATTATCAAGATTTAAACGTTGACTTTACAGCTGATGAGCAAGGCAATGATGTAATTGCTTCACACAAAGCCGTTTATGATGAATTTAGTCGAACTTGAAGGCTATCTTCAAATTATAATGGTCTTAGTTTTGGTAAAAGATACTATCTAAAAGTTTATCTTGATGATAAAAAGCAAAAAAGATTTTCAGCCAAAAAGGTAATTGCCTTTGGTCAGAATGTTAGCAATTTTGTTGACACTCCGCCAGCAGTTTCAACAATTAATTTTCAAACAAAAACTCCTTCTAGTGCTTCAGTTTCGCTAAAATTTGCTGATGAGGCTGCCAACCTTGAGGGCAAAAAAGTTGCCTTAGAGTATTATTTTATTCTAAAAAATCAAGCAGGCAACACTGATCCACTTAGCAGTTCTCAGGAAATTCACACTTCTTATGTAGATTCAGCTACCGTTAAAAACGGAGTGGCTGAATTTAGTCTTGAAAATCTCCATCCGGGAATGGATTATAAAATTAGTGCAATTCGTTATGTTGATAGTTCTGATTCAAGCAGTGAAATTCCGCTTGTGCCAATGCAAAAAATTGCCCTTGATCCTTCAATTGACTATGAAAAAGATGCTAATAAAACAGCTTTATTTGAAGCAACAACAGCAAAATATAAACTTATTGCTAGTTCGTTAATTGACCAAAATTTAACTTATGACTCAAAAAGACTAACCCTAAATTTTGCAAACTCAGACAAGTTCGCAATTTTGAACAATATTCCAATTAAGTTAAATTATCTTAATCTCTTAAATGGTCAAAAATTAAGTGCTAGTTCAATTTTTAATGCTAATTTAGCATCTTTTGATCTTTTTGATCTTGAGCCAGGTTCATCTTATCAAATTGAAAGTATTGAACTTGATTCTGCCCAAATTGAATTTAGTCCCACTTTTGTTAAAAACTTTTATTCTCCAAGCGCAATTGTTGAGTCCAAAATTACTCGCGGAGCAACTTTTGCAAAAGTAGATCTTAGTGTTGCTTCGGTTGAAAATCTTCAAGGTCAAAAAGCACGTTTGTATCTTGATGATACTTCAATTATCCCTGTTGTTGGTACTTTTTTAGCTACTTCAGTTCCAAATCAATACAAAATTAGTTTTGAGCCAAAAGGGCTTACTAACGATACAAAATATACTCTTGACAAAGTTGTTTTTGACTCATTAAGTCCAAATTCAGTTTTTGCTAAAAATAAAGATGCCTATGATTATTTTAGTTTGCCTTGAGTTGCAAGCTTACCTAGTGCATCAGAAAGTCGTAATTTTATAACTACAATTTCAGACTTAAAAACTTTTATTAAAATTGAGCCAAAAATTCTTGCTTCAAAAGTTGAATATACTTTTGGTTTTGGACTTGAGTCAACTTATTTAAATGATAAAAGTCTTTATTTATATTATTATAAAAAGAATGATCGTTCAAAAATTTACAAGTCAAAAGTTGCTTTTGCCCAAGGTTCTGAAATTAAATTTGAACTAAATGAATTTGAAACATCAACAACATATAAACTTGACCGAATCGAAATTGAAGAAAATCCTAATGTTGCCGTTGCAATTAATTTTGATCAAAACAAAAAAACACCGCAAGATTTACCTCTTGATGAATTTTTCATTAGATATCATGTTTCAAACATCAGTTTTGAAAATGTTGGCGAAACTCAAGCAAGCGCAAAAGTAGAAATTGCTGGTGATTTTAGCGCTTATACAGCTGGAGCTTCAAATTCAAATTTTAAGTCAAAAATAACATTTGGTCAACCAGGTTTTGCTAATTTAACAAAAACAGTTGACTTAAATCTTGCAAATTTATCAGCACTTAGCGGCGCAACACACACACACACACACACACACACTAACCGATGATAA